A single Candoia aspera isolate rCanAsp1 chromosome 7, rCanAsp1.hap2, whole genome shotgun sequence DNA region contains:
- the GPR85 gene encoding probable G-protein coupled receptor 85: protein MANYSHAADNILQNLSPLTAFLKLTSLGFIIGVSVVGNLLISILLVKDKSLHRAPYYFLLDLCCSDILRSAICFPFVFTSVKNGSSWTYGTLTCKVIAFLGVLSCFHTAFMLFCISVTRYLAIAHHRFYTKRLSFWTCLAVICMVWTLSVAMAFPPVLDVGTYSFIREEDQCTFQHRSFRANDSLGFMLLLALILLATQLVYLKLIFFVHDRRKMKPVQFVAAVSQNWTFHGPGASGQAAANWLAGFGRGPTPPTLLGIRQNANTTSRRRLLVLDEFKMEKRISRMFYIMTFLFLTLWGPYLVACYWRVFARGPVVPGGFLTAAVWMSFAQAGINPFVCIFSNRELRRCFSTTLLYCRKSRLPREPYCVI, encoded by the coding sequence atggcGAACTACAGCCATGCAGCTGACAACATTTTGCAAAATCTTTCCCCTTTAACAGCATTTTTGAAATTGACTTCTCTGGGATTCATCATAGGAGTCAGTGTGGTGGGGAACCTCCTGATCTCCATTTTGCTAGTTAAAGACAAGTCCTTGCATAGAGCTCCTTATTACTTCCTCTTGGATCTTTGCTGCTCAGATATCCTCAGATCTGcaatttgttttccatttgtttttacttCTGTGAAAAACGGTTCATCTTGGACGTACGGGACCCTCACTTGCAAAGTGATTGCCTTCTTGGGTGTTCTGTCCTGTTTCCACACCGCTTTCATGCTGTTCTGCATAAGTGTCACCAGATACTTAGCTATTGCCCACCACCGCTTTTACACAAAAAGACTGTCCTTTTGGACTTGTTTGGCTGTGATCTGTATGGTGTGGACCCTATCCGTAGCTATGGCATTCCCTCCAGTATTGGATGTGGGCACCTATTCATTTATTAGGGAGGAAGACCAGTGCACCTTTCAGCATCGTTCCTTTAGAGCCAATGATTCGCTGGGATTTATGCTACTTCTTGCTCTTATCCTTCTAGCCACACAGCTTGTCTACCTCAAGCTGATCTTTTTTGTTCACGATCGCAGGAAAATGAAGCCAGTTCAGTTTGTTGCTGCAGTGAGCCAGAACTGGACATTTCATGGCCCTGGGGCCAGTGGCCAAGCGGCTGCAAATTGGCTAGCTGGATTTGGAAGGGGTCCCACACCACCTACCTTGTTGGGGATCAGGCAAAATGCCAACACCACAAGCAGGAGAAGGCTACTTGTCTTGGATGAGTTCAAAATGGAAAAACGAATCAGTAGAATGTTCTATATAATGACATTCCTCTTTCTCACCTTGTGGGGACCCTATCTGGTTGCCTGCTACTGGAGAGTTTTTGCAAGAGGCCCTGTGGTTCCTGGGGGATTTCTAACAGCTGCTGTTTGGATGAGTTTTGCCCAAGCTGGAATCAATCCTTTTGTCTGCATTTTCTCCAACAGAGAGCTGAGGCGCTGTTTCAGCACAACCCTTCTTTACTGCAGAAAATCCAGGTTACCAAGGGAACCTTACTGTGTTATATGA